A single genomic interval of Anopheles marshallii chromosome 2, idAnoMarsDA_429_01, whole genome shotgun sequence harbors:
- the LOC128718976 gene encoding two pore potassium channel protein sup-9, with protein sequence MKKQNVRTISLIVCTFTYLLIGAAVFDALESETEKKRWKALSAIENILITRYNISSEDFKVIETVIMKSEPHKAGQQWKFSGAFYYATTVLTTIGYGHSTPSTVSGKIFTMCYAAIGIPLGLVMFQSIGERVNRLSSVIVHAVKTSFNCKKAIASEIDLILVVTTLSSLTIAGGAAAFSKFEGWSYFDSVYYCFITLTTIGFGDMVALQRDNALNKKPEYVAFALIFILFGLAVVAASLNLLVLRFVTMNTEDEKRDEAQAIQAMQIAVKLDGDIITGNTDSVDERCYDRISVINPLTVCHNCPTKFDMTEAGNGCYIDTSYRYPLMDCEMTQLRSPAGFSGPGNNGHRMQDFETDDDGLIRPLRYDFHPSRGRASV encoded by the exons atgaaaaaacaaaacgtacggACCATCTCTCTGATCGTGTGTACGTTCACATACCTGTTAATTGGTGCCGCCGTGTTCGATGCACTCGAGTCAGAGACGGAGAAGAAACGCTGGAAGGCGCTCAGTG CAATCGAAAATATCCTCATCACACGGTACAACATCAGCTCGGAAGATTTCAAAGTCATCGAAACGGTGATTATGAAATCGGAACCACACAAGGCCGGCCAGCAGTGGAAGTTTTCGGGTGCGTTTTACTACGCCACCACAGTGCTGACGACGATCGGGTACGGTCACTCGACGCCATCCACGGTCAGTGGGAAGATCTTCACCATGTGCTATGCGGCCATCGGCATTCCGCTGGGGCTGGTGATGTTCCAGAGCATTGGCGAGCGCGTCAATCGGCTGAGCAGCGTGATCGTGCACGCGGTGAAAACGTCATTCAACTGCAAGAAAGCGATCGCCTCCGAGATTGATCTGATACTGGTCGTCACGACGCTTAGCTCACTGACCATAGCGGGTGGTGCGGCAGCATTCAGCAAGTTTGAAGGTTGGAGCTACTTCGACTCGGTGTACTACTGCTTCATCACACTCACGACGATCGGTTTCGGTGATATGGTGGCACTGCAGCGGGATAACGCGCTGAACAAAAAGCCGGAGTACGTGGCGTTCGCGCTGATCTTCATCCTGTTCGGGCTGGCTGTGGTGGCTGCATCGTTGAATCTGCTCGTGTTACGTTTCGTTACGATGAACACGGAAGATGAGAAGCGTGATGAGGCGCAAGCTATACAA GCAATGCAAATAGCGGTTAAGCTGGACGGTGATATCATCACGGGGAACACGGACAGTGTCGATGAACGATGCTACGATCGGATCTCGGTCATCAACCCGCTGACGGTGTGTCACAACTGTCCGACCAAGTTCGACATGACGGAAGCCGGCAATGGGTGTTACATCGATACGAGCTATCGTTACCCGTTGATGGACTGCGAGATGACGCAGCTACGATCGCCGGCCGGTTTCAGCGGTCCGGGAAACAACGGTCACCGGATGCAAGATTTTGAAACCGACGACGATGGTCTAATACGACCGTTACGGTACGATTTCCACCCGAGCCGTGGTCGGGCATCGGTTTGA
- the LOC128709650 gene encoding 1-acylglycerol-3-phosphate O-acyltransferase Pnpla3-like produces MNLSFAGCGFLGIYHVGVAVAFKKYAPHLLLHRISGASAGALAACCLLCDMPLGEMTSDFFRVVNEARSHSLGPFSPRFNIQTCLLEGLQKFLPPDAHERVNGKLHISLTRVYDGKNVIVSQFNSREDLLQALLCACFIPVFSGLLPPRFHGVRYMDGAFSDNLPTLDENTVTVSPFCGESDICPRDNSSQMFHVNWANTSIELSKENINRFGRILFPPKPEILSSFCQQGFDDALNFLHRNNLISCTRCLAVQSTFVVAEQPSPNLEEQILEEYDPECSECKECTQHRKNALVGSMPDNVLTVFQTYIEQANKGLINWVFRHRGGKLLTALSLPAILPADIVCATLTKLATLGVPDRQRFLAQLENRLAYRLMGAAPSIGKQIWAMSEYVLKNLNTILLKVRRRQKQQQLTANLQCQIALTEYNQSVGQQHHQHSHRSSIIDMRMDDGKTFSKEITPTYTSGHHSAMGDIDAFDHILQVSSHHDAMYAYYYMDEDNKVKVTEIFDMSESDNPALQTANELEANQQLEFDNDWETTQPDFLYANSYGGDNIIDIEEFIDPSIFMTGNHHHLMSGNNNNNTGGLNTLTQYPINPWECSQVQIEELSTDFNDPSLEPEADQQTSLMSESATLLLSKPPSSYSVEM; encoded by the exons ATGAATCTATCGTTTGCCGGTTGCGGTTTTCTCGGCATCTATCATGTCGGCGTTGCGGTAGCATTCAAGAAATATGCGCCCCATCTACTGCTGCACCGCATCAGTGGCGCATCGGCCGGAGCCTTGGCCGCCTGCTGTCTGCTCTGCGATATGCCATTAG GTGAAATGACGTCGGATTTCTTCCGCGTAGTCAACGAAGCCCGATCACATTCCCTTGGCCCGTTCAGCCCCCGGTTCAACATACAGACCTGCCTGCTGGAAGGGCTACAGAAGTTTTTACCACCGGATGCGCACGAACGTGTCAATGGCAAGCTGCATATCTCCCTGACCCGTGTGTACGATGGCAAGAACGTGATCGTGTCGCAGTTCAATAGCCGCGAGGATCTGCTGCAG GCACTTCTCTGTGCGTGCTTCATTCCGGTGTTTTCGGGCCTTTTGCCACCCCGGTTCCATGGCGTACGATATATGGACGGTGCATTCTCCGATAACCTTCCAACGCTGGACGAAAACACGGTAACGGTCAGCCCGTTCTGTGGCGAAAGTGACATCTGCCCGCGTGATAATAGCTCGCAGATGTTCCACGTCAATTGGGCCAACACTAGCATCGAGCTGTcgaaggaaaacattaatCGGTTCGGTCGCATCCTGTTTCCACCGAAGCCGGAAATACTGTCCTCCTTCTGTCAGCAGGGATTCGACGATGCGCTTAACTTTCTGCATCGTAACAATCTCATCAGCTGCACCCGCTGCCTAGCCGTCCAGTCAACATTCGTAGTCGCGGAACAACCGTCACCGAACCTGGAGGAACAGATCCTGGAGGAGTACGATCCCGAGTGTAGCGAATGCAAAGAGTGTACGCAGCATCGCAAGAATGCTCTCGTTGGAAGCATGCCGGACAATGTGCTAACCGTGTTCCAGACGTACATCGAGCAGGCAAACAAGGGTCTGATTAATTGGGTGTTTCGCCATCGGGGTGGCAAACTGCTGACTGCCCTATCACTTCCCGCCATTCTACCGGCCGATATAGTGTGTGCCACGCTGACAAA ATTGGCAACATTGGGTGTCCCTGACCGGCAGCGTTTTCTAGCGCAGCTCGAGAACCGCCTAGCGTACCG ACTGATGGGTGCGGCACCATCGATAGGAAAACAGATATGGGCGATGAGTGAGTATGTGCTGAAGAACTTAAACACGATCCTGCTGAAGGTGCGACGGCGGCAGAAG CAACAACAGCTTACCGCGAACCTGCAGTGCCAGATCGCGCTTACCGAATACAACCAGAGCGTGGGTCAGCAGCATCACCAGCACAGCCATCGCAGCTCAATCATCGATATGCGAATGGACGATGG CAAAACCTTCAGCAAAGAAATTACCCCGACCTACACCTCTGGACATCATTCGGCGATGGGTGATATTGACGCGTTCGATCACATACTTCAAGTATCCTCGCATCATGACGCAATGTACGCTTACTATTACATGGACGAAGACAATAAG GTTAAGGTAACGGAGATATTCGACATGAGCGAGAGCGATAATCCTGCCCTGCAAACTGCCAACGAGCTTGAGGCAAACCAGCAGCTGGAGTTCGATAACGACTGGGAAACAACACAGCCAG ATTTCCTCTATGCCAACTCGTACGGTGGAGACAATATAATTGACATCGAAGAGTTTATCGATCCCAGCATCTTTATGACTGGCAACCATCATCACCTCATGAGcggcaacaacaataacaacaccgGTGGCCTCAATACGCTGACGCAGTATCCGATCAATCCGTGGGAATGCTCGCAAGTACAAATCGAAGAGCTGTCAACTGACTTCAACGATCCATCGCTGGAACCGGAAGCGGATCAGCAGACGAGCCTCATGTCCGAATCAGCTACCCTGCTTCTAAGCAAGCCACCCTCATCGTACTCAGTTGAGATGTAA